A stretch of Pseudoclavibacter chungangensis DNA encodes these proteins:
- the chvE gene encoding multiple monosaccharide ABC transporter substrate-binding protein yields the protein MSLMKKLLGLGVVAGLALGLTACDAPTEPNTGGAGEAQDITNVGISMPTRELERWINDGAQLQKLLQDAGYTAELQYAENDPDTQISQIQNLIAGGSQVLVVAAIDGSVLAPVLQDAKDKGITVIAYDRLINDTPNVDYYATFDNQKVGTLQGEYIVDQLDLENQAGPFYLEPFAGSPDDNNAKFFFSGAWDVLKPYVDEGKLVVASGKAPKSNDDWASIGIQDWESSGAQSEMENRLATFYTDKKVDVVLSPNDSLAQGIAEALASSGYTPGPDYPLLTGQDADKASVINILAGKQSMTVWKDTRLLGQQVFNMIEALKSGAQVEVNDTESYDNGVKVVPSYLLPPEVVVKDTVQEKLIDSGFLKASDVGL from the coding sequence ATGTCGCTAATGAAGAAGCTGCTCGGGCTCGGCGTCGTCGCTGGCCTGGCGCTCGGACTCACGGCCTGCGATGCGCCGACCGAACCGAACACCGGTGGAGCGGGCGAAGCTCAGGACATCACGAACGTGGGCATCTCCATGCCCACCCGCGAGCTGGAGCGCTGGATCAACGACGGCGCCCAGCTCCAGAAGCTGCTGCAGGACGCCGGCTACACGGCCGAGCTGCAGTACGCCGAGAACGACCCCGACACGCAGATCAGCCAGATCCAGAACCTCATCGCGGGCGGCAGCCAGGTGCTCGTCGTCGCGGCGATCGACGGTTCGGTGCTCGCGCCCGTCCTGCAGGACGCGAAGGACAAGGGCATCACGGTCATCGCCTACGACCGCCTCATCAACGACACCCCGAACGTCGACTACTACGCGACGTTCGACAACCAGAAGGTCGGCACGCTGCAGGGCGAGTACATCGTCGACCAGCTCGACCTCGAGAACCAGGCCGGCCCGTTCTACCTCGAGCCGTTCGCCGGGAGCCCCGACGACAACAACGCGAAGTTCTTCTTCTCCGGCGCGTGGGACGTCCTGAAGCCCTACGTCGACGAGGGCAAGCTCGTCGTCGCATCCGGCAAGGCCCCCAAGAGCAACGACGACTGGGCGTCCATCGGCATCCAGGACTGGGAGTCCTCCGGCGCCCAGTCCGAGATGGAGAACCGCCTCGCGACGTTCTACACCGACAAGAAGGTCGACGTCGTCCTCTCCCCGAACGACAGCCTCGCGCAGGGCATCGCCGAGGCGCTCGCCTCGAGCGGCTACACCCCCGGTCCCGACTACCCGCTCCTGACGGGCCAGGACGCCGACAAGGCGAGCGTCATCAACATCCTCGCGGGCAAGCAGTCCATGACGGTGTGGAAGGACACGCGACTCCTCGGCCAGCAGGTGTTCAACATGATCGAGGCGCTCAAGAGCGGCGCCCAGGTCGAGGTGAACGACACCGAGAGCTACGACAACGGCGTGAAGGTCGTGCCCTCCTACCTCCTCCCGCCCGAGGTCGTCGTGAAGGACACCGTCCAGGAGAAGCTCATCGACTCCGGCTTCCTCAAGGCGAGCGACGTCGGTCTCTGA
- the mmsB gene encoding multiple monosaccharide ABC transporter permease → MTTTTPATIEKDGGTPPSGAPKRRLRLAVDVRQYGIFGALVLIVVLFQILTDGKLLLPANINNLIQQNAYVLILAVGMIIVIIAGHIDLSVGSVVAVVGALTAIAIVHWGLPWWAAVFIGLLAGAVIGIWQGFWIAYVGIPAFIVTLAGMLLFRGLTLVLLTGGTINALPGEFVAIGKGALPQWFGTVLGGHDPITLLVALVVVGATIGSTIRTRKRRQTLGLPVEPRGSMIAKLVILAVGVLGFAWILSANSGLPIILIILAVLIMLFTFVLKKTVFGRHVYAIGGNRFAAEMSGVPVQRVNFLIFVNMGVLAALAGIVTTARAGGAVASAGNMYELDAIAAAFIGGAAVTGGIGTVVGAVVGAMIMGVLNMGLSILSVDSAWQQVIKGLVLLLAVAIDVVGKRRGRR, encoded by the coding sequence ATGACCACCACGACGCCGGCGACCATCGAGAAGGACGGCGGGACGCCGCCATCGGGTGCCCCGAAGCGACGACTGCGGCTCGCCGTCGACGTGCGCCAGTACGGCATCTTCGGCGCGCTCGTCCTCATTGTCGTTCTGTTCCAGATCCTCACGGACGGCAAGCTGCTGCTGCCCGCGAACATCAACAACCTCATCCAGCAGAACGCGTACGTGCTCATCCTCGCGGTGGGCATGATCATCGTCATCATCGCGGGACACATCGACCTGTCGGTCGGTTCCGTCGTCGCCGTCGTCGGCGCGCTGACGGCGATCGCGATCGTGCACTGGGGGCTCCCGTGGTGGGCGGCCGTCTTCATCGGGCTCCTCGCGGGCGCCGTCATCGGCATCTGGCAGGGATTCTGGATCGCGTACGTCGGGATACCCGCGTTCATCGTCACGCTCGCGGGCATGCTCCTGTTCCGCGGTCTCACCCTCGTGCTCCTCACGGGCGGAACGATCAACGCCCTGCCGGGCGAGTTCGTCGCGATCGGCAAGGGGGCGCTGCCGCAGTGGTTCGGGACGGTGCTCGGCGGACACGACCCGATCACGCTGCTCGTCGCACTCGTCGTGGTGGGTGCGACGATCGGATCGACGATCCGCACCCGGAAGCGCCGTCAGACGCTCGGGCTCCCCGTCGAGCCGAGGGGGTCGATGATCGCGAAGCTCGTGATCCTCGCCGTCGGCGTGCTCGGGTTCGCGTGGATCCTGTCGGCCAACTCGGGGCTGCCGATCATCCTCATCATCCTCGCCGTGCTCATCATGCTGTTCACGTTCGTGCTCAAGAAGACCGTCTTCGGCCGCCACGTGTACGCGATCGGCGGCAACCGCTTCGCGGCCGAGATGAGCGGCGTGCCCGTGCAGCGCGTCAACTTCCTCATCTTCGTGAACATGGGGGTGCTCGCGGCACTCGCCGGCATCGTCACGACCGCTCGGGCCGGCGGCGCGGTCGCCTCCGCGGGCAACATGTACGAGCTCGACGCGATCGCCGCGGCCTTCATCGGCGGCGCGGCGGTGACCGGCGGAATCGGTACCGTTGTCGGGGCCGTCGTCGGCGCCATGATCATGGGTGTCCTCAACATGGGGCTCTCGATCCTGTCGGTGGACTCGGCGTGGCAGCAGGTCATCAAGGGTCTCGTGCTGCTGCTCGCCGTCGCGATCGACGTCGTCGGGAAGCGGCGCGGCCGACGCTGA
- a CDS encoding DUF3073 domain-containing protein, which produces MGRGRQKAKHTKVARELKYSVHETNYSELERELSGSRQPNDDELSKWSEYYDDADAQGDDVEGDFQQRRA; this is translated from the coding sequence ATGGGGCGTGGCCGTCAGAAGGCGAAGCACACCAAAGTGGCTCGCGAACTCAAGTACTCCGTTCACGAGACGAACTACAGCGAACTCGAACGGGAGCTGTCGGGCTCCCGCCAGCCGAACGACGACGAGCTGTCGAAGTGGTCCGAGTACTACGACGACGCCGACGCGCAGGGTGACGACGTCGAGGGCGACTTCCAGCAGCGACGCGCCTAG
- a CDS encoding SdpI family protein, whose protein sequence is MDGFQSPPIGSAILVAILLIVGNAIVILTVRLCASGRILPGGLAGIRTAATRSSDAAWIAGHRAARPVADIGQGLGAVAGAVTLVVSGTVVPYLVTLGITIVLTLGSVVTGAIVADRAARRELAR, encoded by the coding sequence GTGGACGGGTTCCAATCGCCGCCGATCGGTTCGGCGATCCTCGTCGCGATCCTCCTGATCGTCGGGAACGCGATCGTGATCCTCACGGTGCGCCTGTGCGCCTCAGGGCGCATCCTGCCCGGCGGGCTCGCGGGCATCCGCACGGCGGCGACCCGCTCGTCGGACGCCGCGTGGATCGCAGGGCACCGTGCCGCGCGGCCCGTCGCCGACATCGGTCAGGGCCTCGGTGCCGTCGCCGGTGCGGTGACGCTCGTCGTCTCCGGGACGGTCGTGCCGTATCTCGTGACGCTCGGCATCACGATCGTGCTGACGCTCGGCAGCGTCGTCACGGGCGCGATCGTCGCCGACCGCGCGGCACGCCGCGAACTCGCCCGCTGA
- a CDS encoding ROK family transcriptional regulator, translated as MASTRVAHSNLSFLLERLHREGRASRAELTRATGLNRSTISALVGELVARGLVEEGDPLATNLVGRPSPVVGPSRSIVALAVVPETDAVEVGIVSFTGELVRRIRFETDTPPTAKEAVKIVAALVEGMRDTFETLYRCVGIGIAVPGLVRKSDGFVRWVPHLGWREVPFAEQVAEVTGLPVLAANDANLGALAEHLFGAGRGIENMLYMNGGASGIGGGIIAGDRLLEGVAGYAGEFGHNLVATPSRYGEGGDDELEVVVSRRRLLDVLGLRGASRQEFEQRLRTSDDPAVRAEVLRQLAVLSVGVRNMVNILNPERVVLGGFLSTIFDLEREHFLELLRAHTLEPNYEEVEVVRAELGSDLLLIGAAELQFQALIERAQFETLVEA; from the coding sequence GTGGCGAGCACCCGCGTGGCGCACTCGAACCTCTCGTTTCTCCTCGAACGCCTGCATCGTGAGGGGCGCGCATCGCGCGCGGAACTCACGCGCGCGACGGGCCTCAACCGCTCGACGATCTCGGCGCTCGTCGGTGAACTCGTCGCTCGGGGGCTCGTCGAGGAGGGCGACCCGCTCGCGACGAACCTCGTCGGTCGACCGAGTCCCGTGGTGGGCCCGAGCCGCAGCATCGTCGCGCTGGCCGTCGTCCCCGAGACCGATGCGGTCGAGGTCGGCATCGTGAGCTTCACGGGCGAACTCGTCCGACGGATCCGCTTCGAGACCGACACGCCACCGACGGCCAAGGAGGCCGTGAAGATCGTCGCGGCGCTCGTGGAGGGCATGCGGGACACGTTCGAGACCCTCTACCGCTGTGTCGGTATCGGCATCGCCGTACCGGGCCTCGTCCGCAAGTCCGACGGCTTCGTTCGCTGGGTGCCGCACCTCGGCTGGCGCGAGGTGCCGTTCGCCGAGCAGGTCGCCGAGGTGACGGGATTGCCCGTGCTCGCCGCGAACGACGCGAATCTCGGTGCGCTCGCGGAACACCTCTTCGGGGCCGGGCGGGGCATCGAGAACATGCTCTACATGAACGGCGGCGCGAGCGGTATCGGTGGCGGCATCATCGCGGGCGACCGGCTGCTCGAGGGGGTCGCCGGGTACGCCGGTGAGTTCGGGCACAACCTCGTCGCGACGCCGTCCCGGTACGGCGAGGGCGGCGACGACGAACTCGAGGTCGTCGTGAGCCGACGGCGACTGCTCGACGTGCTCGGCCTCCGCGGTGCGAGCAGGCAAGAGTTCGAGCAGCGCCTGCGCACGAGCGACGATCCCGCGGTGCGGGCCGAGGTGCTGCGGCAACTCGCGGTCCTGAGCGTCGGTGTCCGCAACATGGTCAACATCCTGAACCCCGAGCGCGTCGTCCTCGGTGGCTTCCTCTCGACGATCTTCGATCTCGAGCGGGAGCACTTCCTCGAGCTCCTCCGGGCCCACACGCTCGAGCCGAACTACGAGGAGGTGGAGGTCGTGCGCGCCGAGCTCGGAAGCGACCTGCTGCTCATCGGCGCCGCGGAACTCCAGTTCCAGGCCCTCATCGAGCGCGCGCAGTTCGAGACGCTCGTCGAGGCCTGA
- a CDS encoding SidA/IucD/PvdA family monooxygenase: MPDVFDVVVIGGGRTGLTVAYALGAFGKRALDDFVVFDASARPGGSWGASWRELRLRDVAALVAPPGLTELGLGRWDEATDRSVREVRRDEFARYEDAFDLGVTRRARALRVERRQRAPELAVTVDVAGRSRTVLARAVVSATGHRSTPFVPAIAGASGFAGVLEHSAHLDSVAPFAGRRVLLVGAGDEADALAASLSAVGAEPFRAGLERVPAERSIVGGDATDTAHLLRRLEPSGARFADGLVRPFDTVLLATGRRRALRHLAPLRLRDVHRGVVERDGWSRSDPRIGFAGVEPSLPPAIALDRALELVEQRADPPVEPGRRSR; this comes from the coding sequence GTGCCCGACGTGTTCGACGTGGTCGTCATCGGTGGTGGGCGGACCGGCCTGACCGTCGCCTATGCGCTCGGGGCCTTCGGCAAGCGGGCACTCGACGACTTCGTCGTGTTCGACGCGAGCGCGCGACCGGGTGGTTCGTGGGGCGCGTCCTGGCGCGAGCTCCGCCTCCGTGACGTCGCCGCACTCGTCGCCCCGCCCGGTCTCACGGAACTCGGCCTCGGGCGGTGGGACGAGGCGACCGACCGATCCGTGCGAGAGGTCCGGCGCGACGAGTTCGCACGCTACGAGGACGCGTTCGACCTCGGCGTCACGCGGCGGGCCCGCGCGTTGCGCGTGGAGCGCCGCCAGCGGGCCCCCGAACTCGCGGTGACCGTCGACGTGGCCGGTCGATCGCGCACGGTGCTCGCTCGAGCGGTCGTGTCGGCGACGGGGCACCGCTCGACGCCGTTCGTTCCCGCCATCGCCGGGGCGTCGGGATTCGCCGGTGTCCTCGAACACAGCGCGCACCTCGACTCGGTCGCCCCGTTCGCCGGCCGCCGCGTCCTCCTCGTCGGCGCCGGGGACGAGGCCGACGCGCTCGCGGCGTCGCTCTCGGCGGTGGGGGCCGAGCCGTTCCGCGCCGGGCTCGAGCGCGTCCCGGCCGAGCGGTCGATCGTCGGTGGCGACGCGACGGACACCGCCCACCTGCTCCGACGCCTCGAGCCGTCGGGGGCTCGGTTCGCGGACGGTCTCGTCCGGCCCTTCGACACGGTCCTCCTCGCGACCGGCCGCCGGCGCGCACTCCGCCACCTCGCGCCGCTCCGGCTGCGCGACGTGCACCGGGGCGTCGTCGAACGCGACGGTTGGAGTCGCTCCGATCCCCGCATCGGCTTCGCCGGGGTCGAACCGTCGCTCCCACCCGCGATCGCACTCGACCGCGCGCTCGAGCTCGTCGAACAGCGCGCGGATCCGCCGGTCGAACCCGGACGGCGTTCGCGCTGA
- the mmsA gene encoding multiple monosaccharide ABC transporter ATP-binding protein — protein sequence MNDTILTMRDIVKEFSGVRALDGVNIEVRRGEVHGICGENGAGKSTLMKVLSGVYPYGSYEGTIEFDGHEVRYRTINDSEADGIVIIHQELALSPYLSIAENIFLGNEVQRFGVIDWDETNRRAAELLARVGLSENPATIIQHIGVGKQQLVEIAKALSKDVKLLILDEPTAALNDEDSAHLLGLIEQLREQGITCIIISHKLKEIRRIADRVTVIRDGSTIETLDLADGEVGEGRIIRAMVGRELSAMFPDRTPDIGDVKLRVENWTVHHPVDPDRLVVDDVTFEVRAGEIVGFAGLMGAGRTELAMSIFGHSYGTGIRGEVYKDGERISTRTITEAIANGLAYTTEDRKHFGLNLIGDIQVNISAAAARRLARLGIIDGLRENQVAEGYRTSMNIKTPSVATLTGKLSGGNQQKVVLSKWLQTGPDVLILDEPTRGIDVGAKFEIYGLINELVAQGKAVIVISSEMPELLGLADRIYTLSEGRLTGEVAREDANQEVLMRLMTMGKDES from the coding sequence GTGAACGACACCATCCTGACGATGCGCGACATCGTCAAGGAGTTCAGCGGCGTCCGCGCACTGGACGGCGTGAACATCGAGGTCCGCCGCGGCGAGGTGCACGGCATCTGCGGCGAGAACGGCGCCGGAAAATCGACGCTCATGAAGGTGCTCTCGGGCGTGTACCCCTACGGGAGCTACGAGGGCACGATCGAGTTCGACGGACACGAGGTCCGCTACCGCACGATCAACGACAGCGAGGCCGACGGCATCGTCATCATCCACCAGGAGCTCGCGCTCAGCCCATACCTCTCGATCGCCGAGAACATCTTCCTCGGCAACGAGGTGCAGCGCTTCGGGGTCATCGACTGGGACGAGACGAACCGGCGCGCGGCCGAACTGCTCGCGCGCGTCGGGCTCAGCGAGAACCCGGCGACGATCATCCAGCACATCGGGGTCGGCAAGCAGCAGCTCGTCGAGATCGCGAAGGCGCTCTCGAAGGACGTGAAGCTGCTCATCCTCGACGAGCCGACCGCGGCGCTCAACGACGAGGACTCGGCGCACCTCCTCGGCCTCATCGAGCAACTGCGCGAGCAGGGCATCACCTGCATCATCATCTCCCACAAGCTCAAGGAGATCCGTCGCATCGCGGATCGCGTGACCGTCATCCGGGACGGCTCGACGATCGAGACGCTCGACCTCGCGGACGGCGAGGTGGGCGAGGGACGCATCATCCGCGCCATGGTCGGCCGCGAGCTGAGCGCCATGTTCCCCGACCGCACCCCCGACATCGGCGACGTGAAGCTGCGCGTCGAGAACTGGACGGTGCACCACCCCGTCGATCCGGACCGGCTCGTCGTCGACGACGTCACGTTCGAGGTCCGAGCCGGCGAGATCGTCGGGTTCGCGGGCCTCATGGGTGCCGGCCGGACCGAGCTCGCGATGAGCATCTTCGGGCACAGCTACGGCACCGGCATCCGCGGCGAGGTGTACAAGGACGGCGAGCGCATCTCGACGCGCACCATCACGGAGGCGATCGCGAACGGCCTCGCGTACACGACCGAGGACCGCAAGCACTTCGGCCTCAACCTCATCGGCGACATCCAGGTCAACATCTCGGCCGCCGCGGCGCGCCGGCTCGCGCGCCTCGGCATCATCGACGGTCTGCGCGAGAACCAGGTCGCCGAGGGCTACCGCACGTCGATGAACATCAAGACGCCGAGCGTCGCGACGCTCACGGGCAAGCTCTCCGGCGGCAACCAACAGAAGGTCGTGCTCAGCAAATGGCTGCAGACCGGCCCCGACGTGCTCATCCTCGACGAGCCGACGCGCGGGATCGACGTCGGCGCGAAGTTCGAGATCTACGGGCTCATCAACGAACTCGTCGCGCAGGGCAAGGCGGTCATCGTCATCTCGTCCGAGATGCCGGAGCTGCTCGGCCTCGCCGACCGCATCTACACCCTCTCGGAGGGGCGTCTCACGGGTGAGGTCGCCCGCGAGGACGCGAACCAGGAAGTGCTCATGCGTCTCATGACGATGGGGAAGGACGAATCATGA
- a CDS encoding fluoride efflux transporter FluC gives MSPVIVVLVGIVGGLGALLRYVLHNAGPSTKGLLAPVWRILMINVVASFIAGVAFVALPAEWQPVAIAGFCGGLSTWSTFMTDTVRAVGEKRLGRAIGTVAGHLGYGVIAAFAGLFVGGVLIG, from the coding sequence ATGAGCCCCGTGATCGTCGTCCTCGTGGGCATCGTGGGCGGGCTCGGCGCCCTCCTCCGGTACGTGCTGCACAACGCCGGCCCGTCGACGAAGGGGCTGCTCGCCCCCGTGTGGCGCATCCTCATGATCAACGTCGTCGCGTCCTTCATCGCGGGCGTCGCGTTCGTCGCACTGCCCGCGGAGTGGCAGCCGGTCGCGATCGCCGGATTCTGTGGCGGTCTGAGCACCTGGAGCACGTTCATGACCGATACCGTGCGGGCGGTCGGCGAGAAGCGCCTCGGCCGCGCGATCGGGACGGTCGCGGGGCACCTCGGGTACGGCGTGATCGCCGCGTTCGCGGGGCTGTTCGTCGGCGGCGTCCTCATCGGCTGA
- a CDS encoding CrcB family protein: protein MNDERGAGRTAAASRPPAFAPVMLLAVFAGGVVGTLARVGIGDLFQLGADPALREIGDAAGHFTDPALQATLVANLLGSLVLGLVNGAHFPGRLAWLQAAVGPGFCGAFTTFSYVALALAASGLATAWGWGLLVIGLIGGLLLAWIGMVIGSAIAPGAASRGVTDPESEEDS, encoded by the coding sequence GTGAACGACGAGCGAGGCGCCGGGCGAACGGCCGCGGCATCGAGGCCCCCGGCGTTCGCGCCGGTCATGCTCCTCGCGGTGTTCGCGGGCGGCGTCGTGGGCACGCTCGCACGCGTCGGCATCGGTGATCTGTTCCAGCTCGGTGCCGATCCCGCCCTTCGCGAGATCGGCGATGCGGCCGGGCACTTCACGGACCCCGCGCTGCAGGCGACGCTCGTCGCGAACCTGCTCGGGTCCCTCGTTCTCGGGCTCGTGAACGGCGCCCACTTCCCCGGTCGGCTCGCGTGGCTGCAGGCCGCCGTCGGGCCGGGGTTCTGCGGCGCGTTCACGACCTTCTCGTACGTCGCACTCGCACTCGCCGCATCCGGTCTCGCGACCGCCTGGGGGTGGGGGCTGCTCGTCATCGGCTTGATCGGCGGCCTCCTGCTCGCCTGGATCGGCATGGTCATCGGCTCCGCGATCGCCCCGGGCGCGGCCTCGCGCGGCGTCACCGATCCGGAGAGCGAGGAGGACTCCTGA